The genome window AAGCAGCCTCATTCCTATTCGCCCACCATGCGCCTATGATCCCCCGCATCATCCGCGATTCGTACGCGATCCATCACTATGAAAACACCTGGTTTGGCATGCGGAACAGACTGGCCAACATTTTCTTGCGCCATTCGCAGCTCATAAAGGCCCACCGCAAGGGCCGGTCTGCGAACTGACGAAGCTCGTATCTGCCCGGCACACTGCTGTCATCAACCCACGATCAAACAGAATCTCATGGATGCGCCAGTTTACCTCATTCCTGGACTGGGTGCCGACAGCCGCACGTACCACGGTGCGTGGCAGGATCTGCCCGGCTGCATCTGCACCGACTGGCCCGAGTATCATGGTGAATCTGACATCCCCGCAGTCGCCAGGTTCATGGCCGAGGCCTGGCAGATTCCCGATGGGGCGGTTCTCGTCGGCACCTCGTTCGGCGGTGTGATTGCCTGCGAAATTGCCAGGATCAGATCAGTTCGCTCACTCATCCTTGTCGCCAGCGGGGAAAATAGCGGCGAATTCAAAAAAACGAAAAACATGCGCCTGCTGACGCGCATCGTGCCTCTGCCATTGCTGCAGTTGCTTTTCAGACGCCTTGAAAACCTTCTGGAGCGCTCGGTTGGAAGACAGCCGGTGCCTTTCACCCGGGCGGTGCTGGATTCCATCCGGATGTTCAGCGTCTGTCAGGCGTCATTCTATCGGACCATGTTTCCGGCCATTGCCAGGTGGGCAGGACTCGCCGCTTGCACAGTCAGGCCGGTGAGGATTCATGGCAGGCGTGACTCCGTCATTCCCATGCCATCCGAGGTGGATTTGGTTTTGGATGGCGGGCATTTGATCGTCATGACGCATGCCCAGGAGTGCGTGGACTTCATCAGATCGGGGCTGTAGCACGGGTTCGTGAGCAAAAGAGAACTGCAAGCTTGATTTGCCGTTCTGGTGTCGGTGTAATCGGCCCATGCGCGCCATCCTCTTCTTCCTCGCCCTTTTCGTTCCTGTCATTCACGCGGATGAGTTTGATCCCGCCGACAACACCATCGTGCTCGGCAAACGTGTGGGCTTGATCAAGCCCGGTATGACCTCGGTGGAGATCGAGCGGGCCTACGGGAAGAAAAACCTCAAAATCATGGACCTGCCCGGCCCGGAGGGCTCCACGTTTCCTGGAGCGAAGCTGTTTGAAGACACAGAACGTGAACTGGAGATCGTGTGGGATCCGGAGAAGGAGGACAAGAAGATCGTGTTCGACATCCGTGTCATCGGCAAAGCGTGGAAGTTCGAAAACGGCCTCAAATCCGGCATGACCATCGAGGAGGTCGAGAAGATCAACGGCAAGCCGTTCAAGATCACCGGGTTTAGCTGGGACTACGGCGGCTACGCCAACTTCGAGGGCGGCAAACTGGCCGCCAAGCTGAGCGTGCGGTTCAATCCGAGCAGCGAGGAAATCCCGGACTACCTGCAAGGCGACAAGCAAATCTCTTCCACGGACAAAAAACTGCGCGCCGTGAAGCCGAAGGTAGAAGAAGGCATCACGGTGTTCATGCGGTGAGCGGATACACACGCACATCGACGCCTGGCGAGCCGATAATGTGATCGGGTGGCCGTTGTGGGTCGGCGAAACCGGCCTGGAGCAACGGTTCCAAGTTCCAGGTTTCAAGTTTCACGTCCGCCAGCGGATACGGCGT of Prosthecobacter sp. contains these proteins:
- a CDS encoding alpha/beta hydrolase, producing MDAPVYLIPGLGADSRTYHGAWQDLPGCICTDWPEYHGESDIPAVARFMAEAWQIPDGAVLVGTSFGGVIACEIARIRSVRSLILVASGENSGEFKKTKNMRLLTRIVPLPLLQLLFRRLENLLERSVGRQPVPFTRAVLDSIRMFSVCQASFYRTMFPAIARWAGLAACTVRPVRIHGRRDSVIPMPSEVDLVLDGGHLIVMTHAQECVDFIRSGL